GCAAAGACAAATTCATTTACGCATGAAAGATTTAAGTGGTACGCCGTTTTAACTCAATCTGGCATGGAAAAAAAAGCAAAAGCAACTTTAGAAGAACGCATTAAAAAGCTGAAAATGACTGATTATTTTGGTCAAATTCTTATTCCAACAATGACAGTTGAAAAAATAGATGAAGGCGGAAAAAAGAAAAAAGTAGAACAAAAAATGATGCCAGGCTATCTATTTGTCCAAATGGATCCTGATCACAAAGCTACGTTTGGATGTGTAAAAGATACACCGAAAATTTCCTCCTTTATTGGGTCTGCTGCTAATCAAGATCCAAAACCTGTTCCTGATGAAGAAATTAGCCGCATATTTAATAAGGCCGCTGAAGCAACGAAAGCTGCGCCAGCTAAACCGCTTACAGCTTTTGAAAAGGGTGAGAAGGTAAAAGTAATTGAAGGTCCGTTTACTAACTTTATTGGTGATATTGATGAAGTTAAACCTGATAAAATGAAACTACGTTTACTTATCTCAGTTTTTGGTAGAGCAACTCCGGTTGAGCTTGAATTTAACAAGGTTGAAAAACTTAAAGATGGTGAGTAATATTTTTTAGAAGTATTATTTGACTATGCTAAAAACAGGGCTTTTAAAGCTCTGTTTTTTTTTATATAGTTAATTTAGAAAAATTTTCTATCTATAAATTTTATAAGGCTTAAATTTTGTGGGAAAAAATGTTGAAATTGAAAAAAGAAATTCTGAAAGATTTAAAAGTGGTATTCCTGTGTTAATTAAAACTAAAGACATAACTAAAATATTAGAATGCACTCTAATAGATATTTCAGAGACTGGATTTGCTGTAAGAATTGAACATGGAAAAATAAAAATGAGTAGTGAAGAGCATTTTATTTTATCAATAGATCCCGCACTATTTGAATTAAATGAGTATAATAGTATAGAAATAAATTCTGTTTGTAAAAGATTTGATCTTGAAAATAAAATATTAGGTGCAATATTTTATAAAAATACTGAGTTAATAAATAAATATTTGGAAAATATAATTTCTTACTTCAAAAAAATTAATGAAAATTTATATTAAATTATTTTAATTACTGAAGGAATTAATTTATGACATTAGTTCTTGAGCTTCCTGAAAATTTATCATTTTTAGTTGTAGATGAAAGTGAGGCTATTCGGACTACAGTTTCTGCAGGATTAAAAGCATTAGGTTTTAGATATGTTACACAAGCAACAAGTTCTCTCAGTGCTTGTGAGATATTGAAAAATAGAAAAATTGATTTTGTGATTTGTGAATTAGAAATGCCGCTTCTTAATGGAGTTGATTTATTAAAAGAAATAAGGGATTCAAATGAATTAAATAAAATAGCTTTTCTCATGATGAGCGGAAGTGTTACGAAAGTAAATATTGCGTTATTAGCAGAATATGAGATTGATGGATTTTTAAAAAAACCCTTTACTTTGCAAGCATTAGCTCAAAAATTACCAATTTGTATGCAAAGTTATAATAATACTAATAGTATTGAAAGTAAGTTTCAAGAAGCTAAATCAATGATCCAAAAATATGATTATGAAATTGCGGTCAATAAATATCAACTATTATTAAAAAAAGTACCAAATTCCTGTCGGGCGCGTGTTGGACTAGCTATTTGTTATAGGATGATGCGAAATTATCAAAAGGCTGAGACAATGTGTCGACAAGCAATAGAAAAAAATCCAGTATACGTGCAAGCATATGATGAATTAGGAAAAATATATGTCACTATGAATAAGATAGAAGAGTCTATTAAGGTTTTCAGGCAAGCAGTTACTTTAAGTCCAAGTAATCCTCTACGATTTGAAAGAATAACTTCGCTTTTAGTTGAAAAACAAAGATTTAAAGAGGCAGAATTATTTATGGAGTCTGCTGCTAGTAATGGAATAGTATACACAAATTTAAATGAACAATTTGCTAAAATACTTTTTTATCAAAAAAAATTAGAAAAAGCTGCAATATATTTTGAAAAGGCATTAATAAATGATCCAAATAATAGAAGCTTAATTAATTTAATGGGTATTTGTTTGAAAGATTTAAATCGTTATGATGATGCATTGAAATATTATAACATGGCAATAAAAGCTTATCCAACTGATACAAAAGTTTTATTTAATAAAGCCCTTTGTTTTATAGAAATGAAAAAGTTTGATAAAGCTAAAAAACTTTGCGAATATATTTTGACTTTAGAACCTACAAATCAAAAAGTAATAAATAAAATTCAAGAAATAAATTTAAAATGTCAATAAAAATAGTATTTATTAAATTAAAAATATGAAATTTTATAAATAAGATGTAAATAAACAAATTAAATAGAGTTGACAATAGCTAAGAAGTTTGAGATTTTTTATACTCAACTTTATTTATTCTTTAGATGATGAGGTTTTATTTTATGATGAAATGGTGGGGTTGGGGAGATCCGCAAAAAACTTTTCCAATGGACGATAAGCCAAATTTGTGGAATTGGATTTGTGGGATTTTGAATTTAGATGAGAATGAGAAAACAGCAGTACCAGTGAATCGTGAGCAAGTAAAATTACCTCTTTTAAATCTGCATCAAGATTTTTTTCAAGAAATACAGCAAATATTGAAAAAAGAGCAAATTTTTACAGATGAAGATGAAAGACTTTTGCATTCTTATGGAAAATCATATGCAGATCTTTTTTATGCACGCAAAGGTATCGTAAAAAAAGCTCCTGATATTGTTCTCTATCCTGAAAGCCATGATGATGTTGAAAACATAATTAAATTGGCTCATTTGCATAATGTCTGTGTTGTGCCATTTGGTGGAGGGACAAATATTGTTGGGGGAGTTGATCCGCGTGACCAAGTCGTAACAAGTCAAGGCAGTCGCTGTATTGTTTCTTTAGATATGAAAAGAATGAATAAAGTGGTTTCAATAGATACGCAATCAAATACAGCTATAATTCAAGCTGGAGCTTTAGGACCTATTTTAGAAGAACAGTTGAATGCAAAAGGTTGGTCTTTGGGACATTATCCAGACTCGTTTGAGTATTCTACTTTAGGTGGTTGGTTGGCAACTCGCTCTGCCGGTATGCAATCTGATGCCTATGGAAAAATTGAGGATATGCTTGTTTCCTTAAAAATGGTGACACCTACAGGAACAGTAGTTACAAGAACAACTCCTGCTTCTAGTGCAGGACCAGATTTAAACAGACTTGTTCTTGGTTCTGAAGGAATTTTAGGTGTAATAACTGAAGCAACAATGCGTGTTCATAAAGCACCTGAGGTAAAAGATTATCGTGGTTTTATTTTCCCTTCTTTTGAAAAGGGAGTTGAGGCTATTCGTGAATGTTTGGAAAAAAATTGGATACCAAGCATGATTCGTTTGCAAGATGAGTTTGAATCGCAACTCGCTTTTAATATGAAGACTCCAAAAAAAGGAATTGAAGCAATTATTCAAAAACAAGTAAAAAAGTTTTTAATTGCTACTGGCTATCAAAAACCTTGTATTATGATTGTTGGTTTTGAAGGTGATCTTAAAAATACGCAAATTGTTTCTCATGAAGCAGTAAAAATTTTAAAGAAACATAGAGCATTTTCCTTAGGGAAAAGTGTTGGAAAAACCTGGTCGAAAGATAAATTTAATATTCCATATTTACGTGACTACATGATGGATTATGCTGTCATGGTAGATGTTGCAGAGACAGCCGCTGTGTGGTCAAAGCTTCTTAATGTTTATCAAAGAACTATTGATGAAGTAAAAAAACGTTTTGCGGAAGATGACAACGGAAAACATATGGGTTACATCGGTTGTCATATTTCTCATACTTATCAAACAGGTGCTTGTCTTTACTTTACTTATGCAACAAAACAACAAGAAGGTAAGGAATTAGAACAATATTATGGTTACAAAAAATTAGTAACAGATACTTTTTTACGTAACGGAGCAACTCTTACACATCATCATGCTGTTGGTTATGAGCATGCACCATGGATGGAAGCTGAAGTATCCGCAACAGGCTTGAAGGCAATTAAAGCTATTAAAGATTCTCTAGATCCTAAAAACATTTGTAATCCAGGTAAAGTATTACCTGTTGAAGAAGAAATGAAACTAGGAGTGTTTGGAATTGACGCCCCTGACTTGGTTAATCAAAGTAAGAGCCGAGCTAAAAAGAGAGCTGGGCAGGTGAGTCGCAATTCGCACGAAAATACGATTAGTTAATCCTGGAACACAAACAAGCTCTCCATTAAGCAATGAATTTAATCCTTGTTCAGCAACTTCACGGGCAGACATGCCCGATGATTTTTCTATTATATTTTTATCAGAAAGTTCTTGAATTTTTGAACGAGCGCGAAATTCAGTTTGAGTTATACCTGGGCATAAACAACAAACTTTAATGCCAAAAGATTTATTTTCATGCGCAATGGATGAGCTAAATGATAATATAAATGATTTGCAAGCGCCGTAAACGGATTGATAAGGGACAGGAGAAAAAGAATATACTGAACCTACATTTAAAATAAATCCAAACTTATTTTTTTGCATATTTGGTAAAAGAAGTTTAGTAATACTAAGTGTAGAATTAATTTGAAGTTGTACTAAATTTATTTCTCTTTGGATATTAGTTTCATGAAATCCTCCATGTATTCCAAATCCAGCATTATTTATTAGTAAATCAACAGATAGATTATGTTTTTCTAGAAACTGTGCAATATCTTCTGTGCAATTTTGTTTTGATAAATCTAGAGCAAGAGGATAAATTTTAGATCCGTATTTCTGAGATAAGTTATCTTCTAATTCAGATAATTTTTGCAAATCTCTAGCAACAATAATAATATCATAACCTTTTTCAGCTAATAAATTCGTAAAAGCAAATCCAATTCCACTAGAGGCACCTGTAACAAGTGCTAATTTTTTTCTTTTTATATCAATGACACTGTTACTTATATTCTTTTTAAAAAAATTCATATTATTTGATAAATCCTGATTTATATATTGTGAAATAAGCATTTTCTTGCGTTTTTATTTGTTTTGCTATCTGACTTACAATTTCTCCGCAACCTTCTCTTCCTTCTAATTTAGTATTTGGCTCAATTAGTTTTAAATCAATATAAAAATTAGAATTTTTTAAAGGATAATTTGAGTAAGTTTCTTGCTTATCGCCTCTAACATAAATGCAAAGAACCCTACAATTAGGAACATTTTGAATAATTTTTCCAACTCCATAAGTCATTTGATTTTCTTCAAATCTACCTGTTCTGCTTCTTTTTCCTTCTGGAAAAATAGTGATAATTTCTCCTTTTAACAATAAATTTTTACAAATAGAAAGTATTTCATTGTGATGTGATGATGAAGCATCTCTATGAATAAAAATACACTTTGCCAGAAAAGCTATGGTACGATAGTGCCATTTTTTTCCAAAAAAGTCTCCGGCTGGTAAATTCCATGAAAAATATTTATAATTAAATTGATACCAATAATTTGGAGCAAGTGCCCAAATTATTAAACATGAATCAATAAAAGTAAGATGATTTGCACAGATAATTAATGGCTTATCTTCTTTGATAATTTCTTTAAATTGTTTACGAATTTTTTTAATATTTTCAATTTTATATTTCATAATAAATTTAAAGATAAAAATAATGGAATAACAAAAAGGAATTAGTAACAAAAAACTTATTGTCTTTTGGAAAAAAAGTCTTTGTTCTGAATACGAAACTATTGCTGGAGATTTATAAATCTCTTTATCAGTGGTCTGAATTATTTGAGCTGTTGATTTAGAATTTTCTTTTTCTAGCATCTAAAAAGTCCTCCTTTTATTGCAATGGCCATTTTATTTGATCTATATATATGAGTAAATATGTAAATTTAAAAAAAAGTAGAATTGTAGATTAAAGCTAAATTTCATTTTGATTACCAAAAAATGAGATGATTTTGATTTGGGAAATTAAGCCTTGATCTTAAAATGACAATATGATTTTGTGGATTGTTGGTTATGTGCATCTTACCTTAAAAATTTGGCTAGCATAGGGTTTTGCTTTAAATGGATAAAAAAATTTATAAACAACTGATTTTTTACGGTCTTTCATTTAATTCATTAATTTTAATAAGTTGTGTTTCTCAACCCAAAGTAAAAACGTTTTCTCATACTTTTTCATGTCAGCAGGAACCTTCCTTACCAGAGAATAACTACCCTCTATGCAGCAATACAATTGAGGATAATCAATTTTGTCAAATAAAACTAGAAAATTTAAAACCTACCCAGTTCAATTTTGCTGAGGATTATGTAAAGCACAATTTTAAGTATTTTGCCAATAAACCAGCTGAATATCAAAATTACTTATGTAAGAACCCAATAGAAGTAGTGGTTGGTGCTAAAGCTGATTCTGGATTTTATGTAACTGATGGGCACCATCGTGTAAAAATAATTGAATTGTTTCGTAGCAAGCTTTCCCAAGATTTTACAATAACAGCTAAAATTATAAAAAATTATCACCTTGTCAGTCCAAATTTAAAACCCAATGAATTTTGGAATTCAATGCAGGCAGATAATTTTGTTTATTTGAAAGACAAAGGCGAAGTTAAAGATCCAAATGAGTTGCCAAAATCTTTTTCTGATATGACAAATGATCCTTATCTTTCACTAGTATCATATATTAGAGACGATAAACAAAAGTTTTGTTTTGATACACAATTGTCTTCTTTTCAAAATTATGGAGAACTTCACTGGGCAGAATATTTTAGAAACTATAAAGGTTTAGACCCATATAATGATAATAAAATTTATAGTTACTATAAAAATAGAATTATTTATTTTGGAGGAAAAAACTCTGAAAAGAAAAAAAATATTTGTAAATCTTTGGAAGCAGCAAACTTACCAGGATATTTTAATTCAAGTAAGTTAACACCAACTTTAGTTATTGATAGTTTTGGTGCAACTGGGGAAGTAAAAAGTTTTCGAACTATGAGTATGTTAGAAAAAATTCCCAATATAAATCATCGTGGGTTAAGTAAATTAAAAGCATCTGGTAGTGCGCAGTTTTCTGAAAGCCAATTATCTTGGATAAAAATGAACACTTCTGAAAATTTGGTTGTTGTTGATCTTCGTCAGGAATCACATGGTTTTATCAATGGTAATCCTGTTTCTTGGACAGCGCGTTTAAATTGGGCAAATAAAGGTGAATTAAAAAATAATATTATAGTTGATGAATCCGTAAGATTAAATGAACTTCTTTTTCAAGATCATATTGCAATGCCAACGGCAAGAAATTATAAAATAAATAATTTTAAAATCAGTGATTTTATTAAATTAGAAATTCAAAGTATCTCTCGTGAAGATGAAATAACTGAAAAAAATAAAATAGGTTACTATAGAGTAACTGTTTCTGATCATTCTAAACCATCAGATGATAATGTAGATGATTTTTTGAATTTTTATAGATCTTTAAAGGATGAGCAATGGGTGCATTTTCATTGTCGTGCAGGAAAAGGAAGAACTACTACCTTTTTAGCAATGTATGATATGTTAAAAAATGCAAACCAAGTTTCTTTTCAGGAAATCATAAAAAGACAATCAGCTGTAGAACCATTTTATAATTTACTGGATTTTAAGAAAGGGAACAAAAAAACATTAAAATTAGATAGATATCAATTTTTAAAAAGTTTTTATTTGTTTGCCAAAGACATGCAAGGTGGTTATAAAGGAACATGGAAACAATGGAAAGCAATGAATAAAATACAGTAAAAACTTAAATTCATTTGTTAACTTTTTTGTTTCCTTTTTTTCCACTTGTGAGGGCTTTTAATTGTGGCAAGCACCACTGATTTAATCCTGGTATATGAACATCATTCCAATATTTTTCCCATTTAATATCAGTTGGAGTGTATGAGAATTCCTCTTCTGTTACTCTGTGATTTAATAAATTATCCGACTTAAAAGTATAATTATAATCATATATAAATGGTTTATATACTTTCATAATAGTATCGATTGTTTTTGCTTTTCTTTTAATAGTCGAAATAGTAGATTCAATGCCAAATTTAGCTATAATTTTTGCAGAGTTTTTTTCAAGTTTAATTTTATCAAAAAGATAAGAAACTGTTTTTTCTATTCGATTGATATTTGTTCCGGATAAAATATGTTGCGGAGTAATAAACTTAGGTTTTGAAGCAGGGAGAAGAATTTGCGAAAGAGATCTTTTTTGATTCTGCCTAAAGTAGTTACAGACATATTCTGAAGCTAAAGCCACTGAAAGTGGGTTGATTGAAGAAGTTGAACTTTGATAAACAGGAGAATGTTTTCCGGCAAGCAAAGCTGATGCTGCAATGGTTAATCCTTTTGCAACATAATCAACAGGAATAATATCTAAATTATGATTAGGTTTAGCTACAATATGTCTATATCTAGTGCTAAACATTTGAATAAAAGGAGCCGTTCCATTAAAATCTTCATTCCAACCAGGAAATGGGTATTTTTCAGCAGACTCAACTATGCTAGGGCGGAAAATACTGAGCCTTTCAGTAGGAATTTTGTTACTTAAAACAGCCTCTCCTAAACCTTTTGTATAAGTATAAGTATTAGGCCAGCCTAGACGTTCAGCTCTTACTGTACCTATTTTCACAAGCTCTTTGTCACTGGCGTTTCTAGAACGCATTGCTTGAGCTTCTTGAATACCCCATTTAATTTCTTCTTCAGCTGTAAATTTTGTTCCGTTAGGAGAAATATCTTTAATAGCTTGTTCTGGAACAATACCATCAGCCATACCTGCGACATAGCAAGTAGAAATATGCAGTAATTTCGCTTTTTTTGTTGACAAAATAAAATCAGCTACAATTTTTGTACTTTCTGAATTTGATTTTAACATTTGATCTAATGGAGCAAAAAATCTTAAATCAGCTGCAAAGTTAACAGCTAAATCAACATCATTTTGTAAAGTTTCTAAAATATTATTTGGTAAATTAAAATTTTCACAGCAAACATTTCCAGTTATAACTTCTATTTTTTTTAGTTTACTTAATTCATTGCCATAAATATTTCTTAAATTGCTAAAAACTGGTGAATTAGCATATATTTCTTCAAAACGAGTGTAACCACACTTTCCTTTTTCAGATCTTACAAGAATAATAACTTTTTTAATTTTTGGAATATACTCTAAGAGCATGGATATCCAGACTTTACTTATAAATCCACTCCCTCCAATAATTAATATTGTTTTACCTTCTATAATACGATGAATGGAGAGATTAGATATTGTCATATATGGTACCCTTTCTTGTACTCTAAATCCTCTGAACAACACTGTGCGGATATTGATACATATGTGGAATGTTTCATTTCATTTTGCACAATGCTGTAATATACAAGGTTGTCATATTGCTATGAGTCTTTCAAGTTTTATGTTTGGTATTCTTAAAATTGCCAACTTCCTCCAAGGTTGATGTATGGTGCGATCCATTGGCGTTGTGGGATATCTGCATCGGAATTACCAGATTGAGTTGTATTTACTGTGCTAGTGGATACATCTAATCCTAAACTTGTAAGTAAACTAAAGCGTCCTGATTTAGATCCTTCAGCAGATTCAAATCCACCAGTTGCTGCAATTCTAATTCCAAAATTTTGTTCCGTTTTTTGTAAGGAAACATTATTATAATTAAAGCCTAAATTATTTTGAAAATAAAATGGTTCTAAATGTGCATAGAGTCTAATTGGTGCACTTAATCCAGTTTGTTGGTTGCTCCAATTTACAAGTTCTATATCAGCAGGAAGTGAGACTTGATATGTGGGATATTTTTGTGATTGTCTATAAAAATAACTAGCATTATCATTAAAAGTACCGTGGGAATTAGAATCTTTACTAATTGAATTTTGATTATTTGTTGTAGCATTTCCAGAAAAAAATGCACTAAATGAAATTCCTTGAGAATATAAAGAAGTAATAGTTTGGGAATAGTTAACTTTAGCAGTTATCCCT
This is a stretch of genomic DNA from Pigmentibacter ruber. It encodes these proteins:
- a CDS encoding SDR family oxidoreductase, encoding MTISNLSIHRIIEGKTILIIGGSGFISKVWISMLLEYIPKIKKVIILVRSEKGKCGYTRFEEIYANSPVFSNLRNIYGNELSKLKKIEVITGNVCCENFNLPNNILETLQNDVDLAVNFAADLRFFAPLDQMLKSNSESTKIVADFILSTKKAKLLHISTCYVAGMADGIVPEQAIKDISPNGTKFTAEEEIKWGIQEAQAMRSRNASDKELVKIGTVRAERLGWPNTYTYTKGLGEAVLSNKIPTERLSIFRPSIVESAEKYPFPGWNEDFNGTAPFIQMFSTRYRHIVAKPNHNLDIIPVDYVAKGLTIAASALLAGKHSPVYQSSTSSINPLSVALASEYVCNYFRQNQKRSLSQILLPASKPKFITPQHILSGTNINRIEKTVSYLFDKIKLEKNSAKIIAKFGIESTISTIKRKAKTIDTIMKVYKPFIYDYNYTFKSDNLLNHRVTEEEFSYTPTDIKWEKYWNDVHIPGLNQWCLPQLKALTSGKKGNKKVNK
- a CDS encoding lysophospholipid acyltransferase family protein, with the translated sequence MLEKENSKSTAQIIQTTDKEIYKSPAIVSYSEQRLFFQKTISFLLLIPFCYSIIFIFKFIMKYKIENIKKIRKQFKEIIKEDKPLIICANHLTFIDSCLIIWALAPNYWYQFNYKYFSWNLPAGDFFGKKWHYRTIAFLAKCIFIHRDASSSHHNEILSICKNLLLKGEIITIFPEGKRSRTGRFEENQMTYGVGKIIQNVPNCRVLCIYVRGDKQETYSNYPLKNSNFYIDLKLIEPNTKLEGREGCGEIVSQIAKQIKTQENAYFTIYKSGFIK
- a CDS encoding tetratricopeptide repeat protein, with amino-acid sequence MTLVLELPENLSFLVVDESEAIRTTVSAGLKALGFRYVTQATSSLSACEILKNRKIDFVICELEMPLLNGVDLLKEIRDSNELNKIAFLMMSGSVTKVNIALLAEYEIDGFLKKPFTLQALAQKLPICMQSYNNTNSIESKFQEAKSMIQKYDYEIAVNKYQLLLKKVPNSCRARVGLAICYRMMRNYQKAETMCRQAIEKNPVYVQAYDELGKIYVTMNKIEESIKVFRQAVTLSPSNPLRFERITSLLVEKQRFKEAELFMESAASNGIVYTNLNEQFAKILFYQKKLEKAAIYFEKALINDPNNRSLINLMGICLKDLNRYDDALKYYNMAIKAYPTDTKVLFNKALCFIEMKKFDKAKKLCEYILTLEPTNQKVINKIQEINLKCQ
- a CDS encoding ParB-like protein, with amino-acid sequence MDKKIYKQLIFYGLSFNSLILISCVSQPKVKTFSHTFSCQQEPSLPENNYPLCSNTIEDNQFCQIKLENLKPTQFNFAEDYVKHNFKYFANKPAEYQNYLCKNPIEVVVGAKADSGFYVTDGHHRVKIIELFRSKLSQDFTITAKIIKNYHLVSPNLKPNEFWNSMQADNFVYLKDKGEVKDPNELPKSFSDMTNDPYLSLVSYIRDDKQKFCFDTQLSSFQNYGELHWAEYFRNYKGLDPYNDNKIYSYYKNRIIYFGGKNSEKKKNICKSLEAANLPGYFNSSKLTPTLVIDSFGATGEVKSFRTMSMLEKIPNINHRGLSKLKASGSAQFSESQLSWIKMNTSENLVVVDLRQESHGFINGNPVSWTARLNWANKGELKNNIIVDESVRLNELLFQDHIAMPTARNYKINNFKISDFIKLEIQSISREDEITEKNKIGYYRVTVSDHSKPSDDNVDDFLNFYRSLKDEQWVHFHCRAGKGRTTTFLAMYDMLKNANQVSFQEIIKRQSAVEPFYNLLDFKKGNKKTLKLDRYQFLKSFYLFAKDMQGGYKGTWKQWKAMNKIQ
- the nusG gene encoding transcription termination/antitermination protein NusG, with translation MVDTKLSEQEATAKTNSFTHERFKWYAVLTQSGMEKKAKATLEERIKKLKMTDYFGQILIPTMTVEKIDEGGKKKKVEQKMMPGYLFVQMDPDHKATFGCVKDTPKISSFIGSAANQDPKPVPDEEISRIFNKAAEATKAAPAKPLTAFEKGEKVKVIEGPFTNFIGDIDEVKPDKMKLRLLISVFGRATPVELEFNKVEKLKDGE
- a CDS encoding FAD-binding oxidoreductase, translating into MMKWWGWGDPQKTFPMDDKPNLWNWICGILNLDENEKTAVPVNREQVKLPLLNLHQDFFQEIQQILKKEQIFTDEDERLLHSYGKSYADLFYARKGIVKKAPDIVLYPESHDDVENIIKLAHLHNVCVVPFGGGTNIVGGVDPRDQVVTSQGSRCIVSLDMKRMNKVVSIDTQSNTAIIQAGALGPILEEQLNAKGWSLGHYPDSFEYSTLGGWLATRSAGMQSDAYGKIEDMLVSLKMVTPTGTVVTRTTPASSAGPDLNRLVLGSEGILGVITEATMRVHKAPEVKDYRGFIFPSFEKGVEAIRECLEKNWIPSMIRLQDEFESQLAFNMKTPKKGIEAIIQKQVKKFLIATGYQKPCIMIVGFEGDLKNTQIVSHEAVKILKKHRAFSLGKSVGKTWSKDKFNIPYLRDYMMDYAVMVDVAETAAVWSKLLNVYQRTIDEVKKRFAEDDNGKHMGYIGCHISHTYQTGACLYFTYATKQQEGKELEQYYGYKKLVTDTFLRNGATLTHHHAVGYEHAPWMEAEVSATGLKAIKAIKDSLDPKNICNPGKVLPVEEEMKLGVFGIDAPDLVNQSKSRAKKRAGQVSRNSHENTIS
- a CDS encoding SDR family NAD(P)-dependent oxidoreductase, translating into MNFFKKNISNSVIDIKRKKLALVTGASSGIGFAFTNLLAEKGYDIIIVARDLQKLSELEDNLSQKYGSKIYPLALDLSKQNCTEDIAQFLEKHNLSVDLLINNAGFGIHGGFHETNIQREINLVQLQINSTLSITKLLLPNMQKNKFGFILNVGSVYSFSPVPYQSVYGACKSFILSFSSSIAHENKSFGIKVCCLCPGITQTEFRARSKIQELSDKNIIEKSSGMSAREVAEQGLNSLLNGELVCVPGLTNRIFVRIATHLPSSLFSSALTLINQVRGVNSKHS
- a CDS encoding PilZ domain-containing protein, which gives rise to MGKNVEIEKRNSERFKSGIPVLIKTKDITKILECTLIDISETGFAVRIEHGKIKMSSEEHFILSIDPALFELNEYNSIEINSVCKRFDLENKILGAIFYKNTELINKYLENIISYFKKINENLY